A single window of Penaeus vannamei isolate JL-2024 chromosome 24, ASM4276789v1, whole genome shotgun sequence DNA harbors:
- the LOC113826937 gene encoding neuropeptide Y receptor type 6, with amino-acid sequence MENISLTPEPGPCSGSLCPFQSNEFKMLGGRVDPGTSLDDEMNDQLESFLKSSVLPTGANQTLSWSVIMSILQETNQKSYLGTAAKVSLIIVYTLLITVGILGNLIVAFVIGHRPELRTARNVYIVNLTVSDVSMCLVCMPFTLVNLLHKKWSLGNFICKLVPVLQCTNILVSTATIVAIAADRYLTIVCVQRNRDARAYVPWSVAAIWVVSLLFPLPLFAYYFVDRVEIKDYILIERCVESWSSPVVKYTWNMTLIIMQYIIPIVVLSFVHGRIQKYLSSHQMSQRDARRAQREIERNRRTTVLLTSIAVTFAICWLPWHVVNLLADFNYPGFSEPEYFYMVFGSCHAVAMSSACINPVLYGWLNTNLRQELTQVLPKLLRKASCPFRQPDESGSPVVGVPVVESVSLLVYKPKEDPKGKRTLEELTEFTFEEQATPTVTPIAASFPTSNA; translated from the exons ATGGAAAACATATCCCTCACTCCTGAGCCTGGACCCTGTTCAGGAAGTCTGTGTCCGTTTCAGTCCAACGAATTCAAGATGTTGGGAGGGCGTGTGGACCCGGGGACCAGCTTGGACGACGAGATGAATGACCAGCTGGAGTCTTTCCTGAAGAGCTCTGTGCTTCCTACTGGCGCTAACCAGACACTCTCATGGTCTGTGATCATGAGCATCTTGCAGGAGACCAACCAGAAGAGTTACCTCGGTACTGCTGCTAAGGTGTCCCTCATCATCGTGTACACACTTCTCATCACCGTCGGGATCCTCGGCAATCTCATTGTGGCCTTCGTTATTGGCCACCGTCCAGAGCTCCGGACAGCAAGGAACGTTTACATCGTCAACCTCACTGTGTCCGACGTCAGTATGTGTCTAGTGTGTATGCCCTTCACGTTAGTGAACCTGTTGCATAAAAAGTGGAGCCTTGGCAACTTCATCTGCAAGTTGGTGCCTGTTTTGCAATGCACAAATATACTAGTATCGACGGCAACGATTGTTGCCATTGCAGCAGACCGCTATCTGActattgtgtgtgtgcagcgaAACAGGGATGCGCGAGCATATGTTCCGTGGTCAGTGGCAGCGATCTGGGTGGTGTCCTTGCTatttcctctcccacttttcgCTTACTACTTTGTAGACCGCGTGGAGATCAAAGACTACATTCTGATCGAGAGGTGCGTGGAATCATGGTCGTCACCGGTAGTCAAGTATACATGGAACATGACCCTCATCATCATGCAATACATCATCCCTATTGTGGTGCTGAGCTTCGTACATGGACGCATCCAAAAATACCTGAGCTCCCATCAGATGTCGCAGCGGGATGCCCGCCGAGCCCAGCGCGAAATTGAGCGCAACAGAAGGACGACTGTCCTACTAACATCCATCGCTGTCACCTTCGCCATTTGCTGGTTACCGTGGCATGTCGTCAACCTGCTCGCTGACTTCAACTATCCAGGTTTCAGTGAACCTGAGTATTTCTACATGGTTTTTGGCTCCTGTCACGCCGTCGCCATGAGTTCAGCCTGCATCAACCCCGTGCTGTATGGCTGGCTCAACACAAACCTCAGACAGGAGCTAACGCAGGTTTTACCAAAGCTGTTGAGAAAG GCTTCGTGTCCTTTTCGCCAACCCGACGAGAGCGGGAGTCCTGTAGTAGGCGTTCCTGTAGTGGAAAGCGTTTCTTTGCTCGTCTACAAGCCCAAGGAAGATCCGAAAGGCAAGAGAACACTGGAAGAACTAACGGAATTCACTTTCGAAGAGCAAGCAACACCAACGGTTACACCCATCGCGGCCAGCTTTCCGACTTCCAATGCATGA